In Pelodictyon luteolum DSM 273, the genomic stretch TCCTGCACTGCAGCAGCCTGCCGGCAATGCTGAAGATCCTCCGGGAGGTGCGGGAGAGGATCGATCCCGACAACCCCGAGACCATCCTGCTCGGGTGGCAGGAGGAGCCGCCGGCGGCGTACCTGCGCGACATCGATCCGAAACGCTTTCTCCTGTTCCTCGACCGGATGGAAGGGTTCGTGCGGCGGGTGGAACGGGAAGGCAAAGACCTCGAGTTCATCCTTTAGGGTGCATGGCGAGCACGGGGAGAAGGGCTCAGCCGATTCCAGCCTCATGGAGCAGCCAGTCGGCTCGCTCTTCGACCCCGGCCCGGGGCACTTCGTGGATGCGGTAGCCGAGCCAGCTGTAAGTATCGTGGAGTGAACGGCTGAGAGCGGCGGATTCAGCCTCTGACTGCGGGCGCTCCCGGTCGTTGACATAGATTTCCGGCCAGGGAGGAAGAATGAACACCCTCCTGCTGTATCGGCACCCTCTGTGCGCTTCAAGGTAGTCGTCAGGAACAGGAAGCCCGGCATGGCGGAGGTAGCCGAACACGTCCGGCAGGCCCCGGTCGAAAAAGCAGGCACCCTTTCGCTTCATCGCATGGGCGTGCTGGCGGAGGATGGCGCGCAGAGCGAGTCGGGAAAACGCTTCAAGATCGGTCCACGGCAAAACGCCGCCCGGACGGCGGGCTTCGCGACGGATGATGTCCCGCGACACCTCCCGGTAACAGGCGAACCCACGCTTACGAAGCTCCTCGATGAGGGTGCTTTTCCCGCTGCCGGGACCGCCGGTGATGATGAACCGCCTTCCGTTCATGCTTCTGCCCTCACAGTTACCTTCACTGCTGCGTTATCTTCTCCCCTCATGCCTCAAGAAGCCACAGGGGAAACCCGGGCTCCGCCCCCCAGTACATATGGATATACGACGCAAAGGTGTTCCCTTTGCGGTAGACGGGGGTCCCGGAAACCTTGCCGCTTGCCGTAGTGACATTGGCGATGCTCTCAAGCGGGCCTGAACGGAGCAGCTTCGAGTAGTGGAACTCGTGGCCGCGCAGCTCCCCCGTAAAGCCTTGAAGCTTGAGTGAGCGGTAGCCGAGGGTGAGGGAGGCCTGCTGCATCGTGGTCTCGAGGTCAAGCACGCCGCACATGGGGTGCCGGCTGCCGTCGGCAAGCGTGATGGCCTCTGCGAGGTACATCATGCCGCCGCATTCCGCCCAGGTGCGCCCGCCCGAGCGGCAGTATGCGGCAACGGCCCCGCGCATCGCAGTATTGCGTGCGAGCTGCTCCGCATAGAGTTCGGGATAGCCTCCTGCAAGGCAGACAAGATCCGCTTCCGGCAGGCGGTCGTCCTCAAGCGGGCTGAACCATTCGATGCGGCCGTAGCGCCGGAGCACCTCGAGGTTTTCCTGGTAGAGAAAGCTGAACGCCTCATCGCGCGCTACGGCAATGACCCGCTTTCCACCGGTCCCTCGAGGAAGGTCGGCAGGCGCCTCTGGACGCGGCACTGCCGAGAGAGCCAGCAGGCGGTCGATGTCGAGGGTTTCGGCAACATGGTCGGCCATGCGTTCAATCACGCCTTCCCGGTCGTACGACACGGAGGTGTTCAGGCCGAGATGGCGTTCGCTGATGGCGATAGCTTCATTTTTCGGCACATAGCCGAGCGGTTCGACGCCGGCGTCCCGGGCTGCGGCTTCCAGATAGCTGTAGTGCGACGGGGTGTTGACCCGGTTGAAGATGACGCCCGAGAGATTCAGACGCGCGTCGAAGGTGCGGAACCCGTGAAGCAGCGGTGCGGCTGAATAAGCCATGCTCCGGGCGTCGACAACCATCACCACCGGAAGGCCGAGCAGTTTTGCGATTTCAGCGCTGCTCCCCCGATCCTTTTCCGCCCCGTCGAACAGCCCCATCACCCCTTCCACAACAGCCACGTCAGCATCCGCCGACCAGCGGCCGAACAGCTCCCGGGCGTGCGCCGGAGGAGCCATGAAGGTATCAAGGTTGATGCCCAGGCGCTCACGCCCCTCAACTGAAGCAGCCATGCCGTGCAGGCGGGTGTCGAGGTAGTCGGGGCCGCACTTGAAGGGCTGCACCCCGAGCCCCCGTCTTGAAAGAAGGCGGAGGAGGGCGAGCGTCAGGGTCGTTTTACCCGAACCGCTGGAGGGGGCGGCAATGAGGAACGCGCTGAAGGGGGCAATCATCAGAGGTCGGCCATCGGATCAGGGTGGAGGAAGGTGTAGCCGATGGCATTCTCCAGCTTGCGGCTGCTGACGATCTTGAAGGGAGCGTCTCCTCCGGCTGCCGGGGGCAGGGGTACACCGGCCTTTTCGGCAGCTTTCGTGTAGTAGTCGATGCGCTTCGGGTGCACGGAGCTGCAGGCGTTGAACACCTCCCCCCACTGGCCGAGCCGTATGATCTCCATCATGATGGCGATGCAGTCATCGCGGTGGATGAGGTTCATCGGCTGGCTGGGTGCCGTAATCTCCTTCATGCGCCCGAGGTAGTTAGAGGGCGTACGGTCGTATCCGACGAGGCCTGCAAATCGCAGCACCGTCGTCTGGAACCCTCTCTCCTGCATGAGCATCTCCTCCACCGTAAGGAGCGCACGGCCCGACGGGGAGTCCGGTTCCAGAGCGTCCTCCTCCACAACCTCACGGTTGAGGGCGGGGTAGACGGACGTTGAACTCACCATGAGGACATGATGGACCGGGGAGAGACGGATGGCATCGATCAGCGAGGAAAACTGCAGCACATGGTACTCTTCAATATCATCTCTGCGCTCCGGCGGGAAGTTGATGATGAGGGTGTCGCTCTGCAGGAAGTCCGCAACCTCGTCGCCCTCAAGCTCCGGATCGAGGCTGAGCAGATAGGGTTCGATGCCCGCTTCCTGAAGCAGGGAGACGTGATCTTCGGAGGTCGTGGATCCTTTGACCGGGAAGCCCCGCGAAGACAGTTCCGCTGCGAGCGGAAGGCCCAGCCAGCCGCAGCCGAGGATGCTTATGGATTCGTTCTGCATTGGTGTATGTTGATGGTTAATTCGGAATGTGGGCAAATATACATAGCTTTCACGATTTATAAACCATTCGCTAAACCATTCACCCCAATGCCAGTGAAGGGAAACATCACCGTTACGGTCATCGTCGACAACAACGCCCTTCCGGGCTTCGCCGCAGAACACGGCTTTTCGCTATGGATTGAAACATCGGGGATGAGGATGCTGTTCGACCTGGGCCTCGGCCCCGCATTCCGGCCGAACGTCCTGCAGCTCGGCATAGATCTCAGGACCATGGACGCCCTGGTGCTCAGCCACGGCCATTACGACCATACCGGCAGTGTCCGTGAAGCACTCGAGGCAGCACCGCATGCAAGGGTGTGCCTCCACAGGGGGGCGTTCACCGACCGGTGGAGCATCCGCGGAGGCACGGCAAAACCGACCTCAATGCCCGAATCCTCACGAAACGCCATCAAGGCGCTCAGGGAAGGACAGGTATGCTACGCTCTCGGCCCTACGGAGCTCGCTCCGGGAGTGTGGGTGACGGGGCCGGTGCCGAGGCTGAGGGAGTTCGAGGACCCGGGCGGACCGTTCTTCCTCGACACTGAAGGCAAGATTCCGGACCCGATTGAAGACGACATGTCGCTCTGGATTGAAACCCCGGAAGGGCTTGTGGTAATGGCAGGATGCTGCCACTCGGGCATCATAAACACCCTGGAGTTCATCACCCGTACCACAGGAGAGCATCGGATAGCGGCCGTGATGGGCGGACTGCACCTCTCTTCGGCCTCTCAGGAACGGATCCTGCGAACGGCCGGGGAGCTCAAGCGCCTCGGCGTCCGGCGTGTGGTCACAAGCCACTGCACGGGTGAGGCGGCAACGGAACAGTTCAGGGAGCTGCTGGCATGCCCGGTTGAAGGAAGCCTTGCCGGCATGCGCCTTACTCTGCCTTGAATGCAGGCGGCTGCAGATGCTCGGCCCGCTTTTTCATGGCGTTCAAAAGTCCGGGAAGGTCTTTTTTCTGCACCTTCCTGACAAACATCGCAGGGGCGAAAAAATCCGGCTTGATTTCCGCAACGAAGGTCAATAGCACCCCCCGGCCAAGAGGATCATCGCTGATCCGCCACTCCCCGTTATAGACCTTGAAGTCACCTCTCGTCTGACGGAACACGAGCCGGCGCGGCCGCTCGCCCTTCAGGCGCAGCTGTATATGCACGGTCTTCCGGAACAGCAGCACCCCGGTGCGGCCGGTCTGGAACATCTCCTGCTCGCGGCCGTTGTCGGACAACAGGCCGCTCTCTTTCACGTTCGGCAGAAACTGCCAGTGGTGATCATAATCGGTAATGACGTCCCATACCTGATCGGCGGCGGCCTGCACCCGGATCCGGCCGGTGACGCCGGTGAGGCCATCTCCCATCGACTCGGTTGTGACCACGGCCTCCCCCCGCTGCAGTTCCTCGAGCTCTCCAGCCGAGAGCGCAGGTACGGAGGGAAGCGCCGGGGCCGTCGTCGGCAAGACCAGCATGAACCACACGAGAAACGCGGCGCCCGGGGCCATTATTCTCGCAGCACTCCTCTGGATCCGGCATGTCAGCATCTTGAAGGGTGTTATGATGGGAGTTATGATGGGAGTTATGGGAGTCCGCATACCCGCAACATACCCGCTTGAGAGAGATCCCCTATCCATCCTGCTCCTTCTGCATACCTGCAGCATCTTCGGCGATGAGGCGATCGAGGCAGGCGGGGCAGACGCAGGTGGCGTAGCGGTCGGCAAGCCAGCTTTTTACGGACTCCGGGAGGGTGCGCCCTGCGCACCAGCAGGAAGGTGAGTTCCAGCAGGTGAAAGTAGCGCCGCAATTCGGGCAGGTGCGCTGTAAGGGTGTGCCGGCATGGGATGCATCGCTGTGTGTCATCACGCCTGAATGTTGTCTTGGTTGTCGGTTACCTTTGTCTCTCCGATAGCACCCACTAGCAAGCAAGCGTCTGGCAAAGGGCCTTACGCCATCCATCGAAGAGAGAGCGGCGAAGCCCGTCCTCCATCGCTGGAAGAAACAGGTCCCCTTCCATCTGGAGTGCCGGAAGCTCATCGGCCCGCTGCCACAATCCGCACTGCAGGCCGGCAAGCGAAGCGGCTCCGAGGGAGGTCGACTCAATGTTTTTCGGACGCTTCAGCCGGATGCCGAGGATATCGGCCTGGAACTGCATAAGAAAGCTGTTCGATACCGCTCCGCCGTCCACGGTGAGCGAGCCGGCAGCCATGCCCGTATCGGCCCGCATGGCCGCAAACACGTCGGCGGACTGGTAGGCGATGGACTCCAGTGCAGCACGCACAATCTGGGGGCGGCCGCTCCCCCTCGTGAGGCCGACAATCGTTCCACGGGCGTCCATCTGCCAGTGCGGAGCGCCGAGTCCGGTGAAGGCAGGCACCATGTAGACCCCGCCGTTCGAGCCCGCCTCCACGGCAATGGCTTCGGTTTCGGCAGCACTTCCAATGATGCCGAGAGCGTCGCGCAGCCACTGCACCACAGCTCCACCGATGAACACGGAGCCCTCAAGGGCGTAGCAGGGCCGGCCGTCAGGCTGTATGGCAAGGGTGGAGAGCAGACCGCTTTTAGAGCGGACCAGTTCGCCGCCGGTGTTCATCACCATGAAACAGCCGGTGCCGTAAGTGTTCTTGACGCTTCCGGCCTCAAAGCAGCACTGCCCGAACAGGGCCGCCTGCTGGTCTCCCACGACAGCGGCAATCGGCACGCCCCGGAGCCCCGGAATATCCACCACGGTACCGTACCCGTCCATGGAACCGCGCACTTCCGGCAGCATGGAGGCCGGCACCCCGAACAGCTCCAGAAGGCCGGGGTCCCACTGCTTTGAGCGGATATCGAAGAGCATGGTCCGCGATGCGTTGGTGAAATCGGTGGCATGGGTGCGGCCTCCGGTCAGATTCCAGACGAGCCAGCTGTCAACGGTACCGAAAAGGAGGGTGCCGGGATCGAGCTCGGGATGGGCCTCGAGTATCCAGCGGATCTTGGTGGCACTGAAATAGGCGTCGAGCGGAAGACCGGTCGCAAGAGTGATCCGCTCCTGCTCGGCCTGGTAGCGGCGGCAGATGTCGGCGGTGCGACGGCACTGCCATACGATGGCGTTGTGGACCGGCCGGCCACTCACCCGGTCCCATACGATGGTGGTCTCCCGCTGGTTGGTGATGCCAAGGGCCGCAATGGGGCCCGGATACTCGCGGCGAACCTCCCCTACGCACTCCAGAACACTCCGCCAGATCTCCATCGGATCATGCTCCACCCACCCCTCCCGGGGGTAGTGCTGGGTAAGTTCACGGTAGCTTCTCGAAACTGAAGCGCCTTCGGCATCGTAGACGATGCAGGTGGTTCCGGTGGTTCCCTGGTCGATGGAGAGAATGGCCATGGAGGTGCAACGAATGAAGTGGATGAATCCTGCTGATGCAACATATGCGACATGACCGACGGGTCATCAAGCCCTTAGCGAATCAACCATTTTAATGCAGATCCATGCATAAAAGTGGGACATTTTAAAGCACAGCAATGAATAAAAATGGCACAACCGCCCTCACTCCCCCGGCTTTTCGACCAGATACTTCCAGTACTTCATCGGCATGTTCGACTTCTGGAGCCGGGAGTCCTTTCTGTCAGCGATGGCTATTGAGCTGAAAAAGACCTTCCAGAGCGCCTGCACCTTCATTTCGTCCTCGCTGTGAGGCGGATTCGTAAACTCTTCGATGGCGCCGAAACGGAGCTCCCGCTGGTGCCAGCGGGCGGCGGTACGACGGCCTGCATCATAAATAAACCAATCCTCCGCCTTGAGCCTCCTGCTGAAATAGTAGGCAAGCGGCTGGAGGATGTTGCTCTCGGGCTCCATTCTGGCGAGGTAGGCCCCGTCACGGAGCTTTTCAAAGCGCAGGAGCCCTTTCATGCGGTGCAGCTCACGCGATGTTTTTTTGGCAGTTGCGACAATCTCCTTCACTGAAGGGTCGGTGAGGAAAGCGTTGACGTCCGCTCCGCTTTGGAGCGACAGCATGAGGTAGCAAACGAGGCTCCCCTCCATCCCCTTTTTTTCAGCGAGCAGGAACGTGAAGAGCGTTCGGGCCGCTTCGGGTGCATCGTGGCGGAGCCGCAGGAAGAATTCCGAGGCCCTTTCTGTGTCAGTCGGTACCATCGCCCCCTCCTCGAACAGGGTGTCCTCCCGTACAGCGAGCACAGCCTCCTCCGGGTGGGCATCGGTATCGAGAATGAAGGAGATGGCCGAAAGCAGGCCTTCGGCGGTTCCGTCGTAAAGATAGCTGTTCATGCAGGCATAGGGAAAAGGCCGGGAAGCACAAGCTGGCGTGGCTCCGACGGCGGTGAAAGGAGCCGATGCTCGCGAAGCAGCGGAGGAGCTGGAAGCGCGGGAAGACGGCTGTCATCGTTGACGGATATGAATGCCGAGTAATATACGCGCTTGAGATGCATTTTCCGGTACAGCCCTTCGGATAGTCGCAGGATCTGGAAATCGGATTCGGGGCTGGCGCCGATGATCATCTGCGTGCTCTGGCCCAGAGGAGCGAAGCTGGGAGCATGACGACTCCGGCGGCGTTCAGAAATGCTTGTAGTGATACCTCTGCCGATAGCAGACATGGGACCAAGGATGGCGTCCTTCTTCTTCTCGGGAGCCAGCCGTTCGAGCGAAGCTGCGGAGGGAAGTTCGATGTTCACGCTGATGCGGTCGGCACAGAGCCCTGCCCTATCAACCAGTTCGCTGCTGCAGCCGGGAATGACCTTCAGGTGGATGTACCCCCCGAACCCTGCCTCCTCACGGAGCAGTTCAGCAACCCGCACCATCCTCTCCATGGTATAGTCAGGACTTCCGAGCACGGCGGAACTGAGGAACAACCCCTCAATGTAGTTGCGGCGGTAGAAATCAAGCGTAAGGGAGACGACCTCCCCCGGACTGAACGAGGCACGCTCCACCTGGCTGCTCCTGCGATTGACGCAGTAGGCGCAGTCATAGGAGCAGTCGTTGGAAAGAAGGATCTTCAACAGGGATATGCAGCGTCCATCGTCGGACCAGCCGTGGCAGATACCACCCGAAGAAGCGTTGGCGGTGCCGGAGGACGCGCCATTCCGCCTGCTTCCGCTGGAAGCGCACATTGCATCATAACGCGCCGCGCCCGAAAGAATACGCAGTTTGGAGAGGGTGTCCATACCCTGAATATAAAAAAACAAGCCGCCCTTAAAGGCGGCTTGTGCGGGTATTTTCTGTCGGCGTAGCGGGATTTGAACCCACGACCCCTTCCACCCCAAGGAAGTGCGCTACCAGGCTGCGCTATACGCCGATACATGTCAATGCGGGTAGAAAGTATAAAAAAAATCTGTGGATTACTATAATATTTTTTCCCTGCAGCACCAGCCAGCGGAGCACCCGCTCACCTCAAAGCAAAAGTTGTCAACATCAGTCCACATTTCTGTCAGAAAAAATCAGATCCAGTCTGGTGACGCAAAACGATACAGCGGAACCCGGGCAAAACCGGTATTACAATACAATAAAACAACTTAACCGATAACCAGAATCACCTGTCGGCACAACACTCCATTGCAGAACTGAGCGGATGGACAGTTGTTCCACAAGTTGTCAACATTCTTTCAACATTGTGGACAACTTGCGGAACAGCAGAGAGGGCGGGGCTTTCGGGGCTTCAGCGGCGCAGGAAACGATGCTTCAGGTATTCCACAACGGGAGGAAGGATGGAGAAGATTATGATGGCGAGGATCAGCAGCTTGAAGTTCTCCTGCACGAACGACAGCTGCCCGAAAAAGTATCCGCTGTAACAGAAGAGCCCGACCCAGAGGAGAGCGCCCGTGATATTGAAAAGAATGAAGCGGCCGTAGGCCATGGCGCCGATGCCGGCGACGAATGGAGCGAAGGTGCGGACAATCGGCACAAAACGGGCGATGATGATGGTCTTGCCGCCGTACTTCTCGAAAAAGTGCCTGGTCTTGATGAGATGTGAGGGGTTGAAGATCATCGAGCGCTCGTAATCGAACACCTTTGGGCCTACCTTGTGGCCTATCCAGTAATTGAGGGTGTCGCCGAGCACTGCGGCCGTGAAGAAGACAAGAAAGAGCAGGTGCGGATCAAGGGCGGAACCGGCGACAGATGCCAGCGACCCGGCGGCGAAAATCAGCGAGTCACCCGGAAGGAACGGCGTGACGACAAGGCCCGTTTCAGCGAA encodes the following:
- a CDS encoding AAA family ATPase is translated as MNGRRFIITGGPGSGKSTLIEELRKRGFACYREVSRDIIRREARRPGGVLPWTDLEAFSRLALRAILRQHAHAMKRKGACFFDRGLPDVFGYLRHAGLPVPDDYLEAHRGCRYSRRVFILPPWPEIYVNDRERPQSEAESAALSRSLHDTYSWLGYRIHEVPRAGVEERADWLLHEAGIG
- a CDS encoding cobyrinate a,c-diamide synthase, which codes for MIAPFSAFLIAAPSSGSGKTTLTLALLRLLSRRGLGVQPFKCGPDYLDTRLHGMAASVEGRERLGINLDTFMAPPAHARELFGRWSADADVAVVEGVMGLFDGAEKDRGSSAEIAKLLGLPVVMVVDARSMAYSAAPLLHGFRTFDARLNLSGVIFNRVNTPSHYSYLEAAARDAGVEPLGYVPKNEAIAISERHLGLNTSVSYDREGVIERMADHVAETLDIDRLLALSAVPRPEAPADLPRGTGGKRVIAVARDEAFSFLYQENLEVLRRYGRIEWFSPLEDDRLPEADLVCLAGGYPELYAEQLARNTAMRGAVAAYCRSGGRTWAECGGMMYLAEAITLADGSRHPMCGVLDLETTMQQASLTLGYRSLKLQGFTGELRGHEFHYSKLLRSGPLESIANVTTASGKVSGTPVYRKGNTFASYIHMYWGAEPGFPLWLLEA
- a CDS encoding SDR family oxidoreductase, which gives rise to MQNESISILGCGWLGLPLAAELSSRGFPVKGSTTSEDHVSLLQEAGIEPYLLSLDPELEGDEVADFLQSDTLIINFPPERRDDIEEYHVLQFSSLIDAIRLSPVHHVLMVSSTSVYPALNREVVEEDALEPDSPSGRALLTVEEMLMQERGFQTTVLRFAGLVGYDRTPSNYLGRMKEITAPSQPMNLIHRDDCIAIMMEIIRLGQWGEVFNACSSVHPKRIDYYTKAAEKAGVPLPPAAGGDAPFKIVSSRKLENAIGYTFLHPDPMADL
- a CDS encoding MBL fold metallo-hydrolase, giving the protein MPVKGNITVTVIVDNNALPGFAAEHGFSLWIETSGMRMLFDLGLGPAFRPNVLQLGIDLRTMDALVLSHGHYDHTGSVREALEAAPHARVCLHRGAFTDRWSIRGGTAKPTSMPESSRNAIKALREGQVCYALGPTELAPGVWVTGPVPRLREFEDPGGPFFLDTEGKIPDPIEDDMSLWIETPEGLVVMAGCCHSGIINTLEFITRTTGEHRIAAVMGGLHLSSASQERILRTAGELKRLGVRRVVTSHCTGEAATEQFRELLACPVEGSLAGMRLTLP
- a CDS encoding SRPBCC family protein, whose translation is MLVLPTTAPALPSVPALSAGELEELQRGEAVVTTESMGDGLTGVTGRIRVQAAADQVWDVITDYDHHWQFLPNVKESGLLSDNGREQEMFQTGRTGVLLFRKTVHIQLRLKGERPRRLVFRQTRGDFKVYNGEWRISDDPLGRGVLLTFVAEIKPDFFAPAMFVRKVQKKDLPGLLNAMKKRAEHLQPPAFKAE
- a CDS encoding cysteine-rich CWC family protein codes for the protein MSFRHSRWKGTCFFQRWRTGFAALSSMDGVRPFARRLLASGCYRRDKGNRQPRQHSGVMTHSDASHAGTPLQRTCPNCGATFTCWNSPSCWCAGRTLPESVKSWLADRYATCVCPACLDRLIAEDAAGMQKEQDG
- the glpK gene encoding glycerol kinase GlpK produces the protein MAILSIDQGTTGTTCIVYDAEGASVSRSYRELTQHYPREGWVEHDPMEIWRSVLECVGEVRREYPGPIAALGITNQRETTIVWDRVSGRPVHNAIVWQCRRTADICRRYQAEQERITLATGLPLDAYFSATKIRWILEAHPELDPGTLLFGTVDSWLVWNLTGGRTHATDFTNASRTMLFDIRSKQWDPGLLELFGVPASMLPEVRGSMDGYGTVVDIPGLRGVPIAAVVGDQQAALFGQCCFEAGSVKNTYGTGCFMVMNTGGELVRSKSGLLSTLAIQPDGRPCYALEGSVFIGGAVVQWLRDALGIIGSAAETEAIAVEAGSNGGVYMVPAFTGLGAPHWQMDARGTIVGLTRGSGRPQIVRAALESIAYQSADVFAAMRADTGMAAGSLTVDGGAVSNSFLMQFQADILGIRLKRPKNIESTSLGAASLAGLQCGLWQRADELPALQMEGDLFLPAMEDGLRRSLFDGWRKALCQTLAC
- a CDS encoding TIGR03915 family putative DNA repair protein, with amino-acid sequence MNSYLYDGTAEGLLSAISFILDTDAHPEEAVLAVREDTLFEEGAMVPTDTERASEFFLRLRHDAPEAARTLFTFLLAEKKGMEGSLVCYLMLSLQSGADVNAFLTDPSVKEIVATAKKTSRELHRMKGLLRFEKLRDGAYLARMEPESNILQPLAYYFSRRLKAEDWFIYDAGRRTAARWHQRELRFGAIEEFTNPPHSEDEMKVQALWKVFFSSIAIADRKDSRLQKSNMPMKYWKYLVEKPGE
- a CDS encoding DedA family protein → MHYSPLDLTSALVDFIMHIDTHLQVLAAEYGLWLYLILFLIVFAETGLVVTPFLPGDSLIFAAGSLASVAGSALDPHLLFLVFFTAAVLGDTLNYWIGHKVGPKVFDYERSMIFNPSHLIKTRHFFEKYGGKTIIIARFVPIVRTFAPFVAGIGAMAYGRFILFNITGALLWVGLFCYSGYFFGQLSFVQENFKLLILAIIIFSILPPVVEYLKHRFLRR